A region from the Kribbella shirazensis genome encodes:
- a CDS encoding sulfite oxidase, with translation MSIEQFSVRGRLADTGEGITAEELQLAARNHGMPLEGLRYDVTPPGLHYVLVHYDIPATNASDWRLELGGCVEEPLSFGLTELRAMGRRTIRVTLECAGNGRAALQPRPISQPWLTEAVGTAEWTGVLLSDLLRLAGIRDDAVDVVFTGADHGVERGVEQDYQRGLSVTEAIDSGAIVAWEMNGAPLPPQHGHPLRLVVPGWYGMASVKWLRSIELIDHTFEGFQNAVAYRIRADADDPGRPVTRIEPRALLVPPGFPDFMSRHRFVAAGTVPLFGRAWSGWAPIERVEVSTDAGVNWHEATLDAPGNQDDGDELAWRAFTYDWEATPGEHVLTVRAFDAGGREQPVEAEWNRGGFANNTAQRITVLVT, from the coding sequence ATGTCGATTGAACAGTTCAGCGTCCGCGGGCGGTTGGCGGACACGGGTGAGGGGATCACGGCCGAGGAGCTGCAGCTCGCGGCGCGGAACCACGGGATGCCGCTGGAGGGGCTGCGGTACGACGTGACGCCGCCGGGGCTGCACTACGTGCTGGTGCACTACGACATCCCCGCGACGAACGCGAGCGACTGGCGGCTCGAGCTCGGCGGCTGCGTCGAGGAGCCGTTGTCGTTCGGGCTGACCGAGTTGCGGGCGATGGGTCGCCGTACGATCCGGGTCACGCTGGAATGCGCCGGGAACGGGCGGGCGGCTTTGCAGCCGCGGCCGATCAGTCAGCCGTGGCTGACGGAGGCCGTCGGTACGGCGGAGTGGACCGGCGTGCTGTTGTCGGACCTGCTGCGGCTGGCCGGGATCCGGGACGACGCCGTGGACGTGGTGTTCACCGGAGCGGACCACGGCGTGGAGCGCGGCGTTGAGCAGGACTACCAGCGCGGGCTGTCGGTGACGGAGGCGATCGACTCCGGCGCGATCGTCGCCTGGGAGATGAACGGTGCGCCGTTGCCGCCGCAGCACGGGCACCCGCTGCGTCTCGTCGTACCGGGGTGGTACGGGATGGCGAGTGTGAAGTGGCTGCGGTCGATCGAGCTGATCGACCACACCTTCGAAGGGTTCCAGAACGCGGTGGCGTACCGGATCCGGGCGGATGCGGACGACCCGGGACGCCCAGTGACCCGGATCGAGCCGCGGGCGTTGCTGGTCCCGCCGGGGTTCCCGGATTTCATGAGCCGTCACCGGTTCGTTGCCGCTGGCACCGTTCCGCTGTTCGGCCGGGCGTGGTCCGGATGGGCGCCGATCGAGCGGGTCGAGGTCAGCACCGACGCCGGAGTGAACTGGCACGAGGCCACGTTGGATGCCCCCGGCAACCAGGACGACGGCGACGAGCTGGCGTGGCGGGCGTTCACGTACGACTGGGAGGCCACACCGGGCGAGCACGTGCTGACGGTCCGTGCGTTCGACGCCGGCGGCCGCGAACAACCCGTCGAGGCCGAGTGGAACCGCGGCGGCTTCGCCAACAACACCGCCCAGCGCATCACGGTCCTGGTCACCTGA
- a CDS encoding multicopper oxidase family protein: MKKRRWGRLVALGITLAVLVPLGYLWATSLVPGEYDPARMGYADYGGGHAMAGHEHHGGASVADLTGPKTGTPDVDVTLVARQQKFQLASGETIDGYTLNGTSPGPLIRARVGDLVQVTLVNESVKDGATVHWHGIDVPNAEDGVAGVTQDAVPVGGKHVYRFTAEQAGTYWYHSHQVSSEEVKGGLFGTIVIAPATPGDVIAAIHTYDGKRTINGRTGTARVELPAGTTARVRVINTDNAILRVGLTGTPYKVVAVDGREVHGPTAVTAAYALPAGGRADLEAVVPAGGMRLVAGTPTLSLGIGPADPPTAELPGETVDLLTYGTPAPLGFDPGTADRNFEYRIGRRPGFLDGMPGLWWTINGHKFPDVPMFMVAEGDVVRMKISNTSGQAHPMHLHGHHAVVLSRNGVAATGSPWWVDTLEVGNKETYEIAFVADNPGLWMDHCHNLPHASEGLMTHLMYEGITTPYRVGGNSHNEPE, encoded by the coding sequence GTGAAGAAGCGCCGGTGGGGCCGGCTGGTCGCGCTGGGGATCACCCTGGCGGTACTCGTACCGCTCGGGTATCTCTGGGCGACCAGCCTGGTCCCGGGGGAGTACGACCCGGCGCGGATGGGGTACGCCGATTACGGCGGCGGGCACGCGATGGCGGGACACGAGCACCACGGCGGGGCGAGTGTCGCGGACCTGACCGGGCCGAAGACCGGTACGCCGGACGTGGACGTCACGCTCGTCGCGCGGCAGCAGAAGTTCCAGCTCGCGTCGGGCGAGACGATCGACGGGTACACCCTGAACGGGACGTCGCCCGGTCCGCTGATCCGCGCGCGGGTGGGCGATCTCGTGCAGGTGACGCTGGTGAACGAGTCCGTGAAGGACGGCGCCACGGTGCACTGGCACGGGATCGACGTACCGAACGCCGAGGACGGGGTCGCGGGTGTCACACAGGACGCCGTACCGGTGGGTGGGAAGCACGTGTACCGGTTCACGGCGGAGCAGGCCGGGACGTACTGGTACCACTCGCATCAGGTGTCGAGCGAGGAGGTGAAGGGCGGGCTGTTCGGCACGATCGTGATCGCGCCGGCGACCCCTGGTGACGTGATCGCCGCGATCCACACGTACGACGGCAAGCGCACGATCAACGGGCGCACCGGGACCGCGCGGGTGGAGCTGCCCGCGGGTACGACGGCGCGCGTGCGGGTCATCAACACCGACAACGCGATCCTGCGGGTCGGGCTGACCGGGACGCCGTACAAGGTGGTCGCGGTCGACGGTCGCGAGGTCCACGGGCCGACGGCGGTGACGGCCGCGTACGCATTGCCCGCCGGTGGACGGGCGGACCTGGAGGCGGTGGTGCCGGCGGGCGGGATGCGGTTGGTGGCCGGTACGCCGACGCTGTCGCTCGGGATCGGGCCGGCCGACCCACCCACGGCCGAGCTGCCGGGTGAGACGGTCGATCTGCTGACGTACGGGACGCCGGCGCCGCTCGGGTTCGATCCGGGAACGGCGGACCGGAACTTCGAGTACCGGATCGGACGGCGGCCCGGGTTCCTCGACGGGATGCCCGGGTTGTGGTGGACGATCAACGGCCACAAGTTCCCCGACGTGCCGATGTTCATGGTCGCCGAAGGGGACGTCGTACGGATGAAGATCTCCAACACCAGTGGGCAGGCGCACCCGATGCACCTCCACGGTCACCACGCCGTCGTCCTGTCCCGCAACGGCGTCGCGGCCACGGGCTCACCCTGGTGGGTCGACACCCTCGAGGTCGGCAACAAGGAGACGTACGAGATCGCGTTCGTCGCCGACAACCCCGGCCTGTGGATGGACCACTGCCACAACCTCCCGCACGCGTCCGAGGGCCTGATGACCCACCTCATGTACGAAGGCATCACCACGCCGTACCGCGTCGGCGGCAACTCCCACAACGAACCGGAGTAG